In Zerene cesonia ecotype Mississippi chromosome 12, Zerene_cesonia_1.1, whole genome shotgun sequence, the genomic stretch TCTACCATACACACTACTAGCCTTTCCCCGCGACTTCGCCCGCGTCCAAAGAATTCCAGAGggaatatgatattatttcacCGCACTAAAGATTAGCCCATGTCATTCTCTAGCCTCCTTATAATCACaagatacaaaaatcatatcataaaaccaCCAGGTTGTTGTGAGGTTAAcgaaagataaacaaacaaataaacacacttctttattataacattagtaaggATTATTCATAATTGATTCTTGAAACTGAACTGAAAATGAACCGTTCTTGGAGGTGATAATTGGGTCAGAGCTGTTATTTTAGTAAGGTTTGGCATTACTTTACCATCTTCCATGACAAAGCCCAGACATTCagaattgggccagctagcactagggaagtaccacaccctcaaaAAAGATCGGAGTAAAATAGTATGTTTTTCttctttgttttgtattatggTTCCCtctttagttataaaatatctcagAGTTCAGTGTGCCTCTTGGCAAAGGCCTCCTCTAACAATTTCCATTGTACTCTGTCTCTAGCAACCCTTCTCCATTTTGGGTCTGCCGTCAGTTCATCTTCCCATCTCTTGCTTTGTCTTCCTAGAgtaaaatagtagcataccactatttttcgttaattatccgatattattaaaagaaaatctgATATAcccacataaaaataatttaaaatcattcgTATAGAACCCGAATAGGTCAcacagtttatattatgtgagCTTCTATTAAAAGGTTATCAATCTTCATGATATATTCCACAGTACTAATGTAGATATCGACATAATTCGACGTGTTGTAATAACAGCATTACTCAgataacgtatttttaaagaatcggtagtttgtttatttgtgtgaATAGGCTGAAAATAACTACTATCCGAAGAATTAATAGAGTAAGTTTTAAGGAGGCTCTCTGTATAGATTCATTCTGAAGTATGATTTCAAAAAACAGCCcgttttcttatattaataaaccaatgatgtttttttaaacaatctatatatctaatatatatctgtatctaaacttctatacttataatataaagcggaagtttgtttgtttgtttgacgcGCTGGATCGATGTCAACAATTCTTTCCCCTTTGAATTTGTACGTTATCattgagttttaaaaatttaatataccacgggcgaggctggggcggaccgctagttataaATGTCCCTGATAACAATATTCTTGTAATTTCGGTGTAAGAGTATTtacttgttaatataaaatacatcaatgtttttaacaaaacgttttatatttttcatcaatATTAAGAGCTCgactcaatttatttaaattatttaaaacacaagaTGAAAAATGTTCATCTTGTGTTTTAAATCGCACTGTAGCGATCTTGCAATGTTACGCAAGATTACTGCAGTTCAGATTATTTGTCATAAtacttttcttatattatttgtactaTAATTGCATCCGtgtattaacaattaataatcataactCGTGCATTGATTTTGTAggaaagtaataatatatttcacatatCGCTTTCCACATAGTAAACACATTGCAGCGCTCAGTAGCAGCAGCttgtgaatttaaaatgtcatttgtCGCCAGTCGTCTGCGATCTTGTATCTAACGACAGAGCCATTGATTTTGTCGCTTGTCCATAGGGACTGGGGATCATACACATAGTCACGATGGGATTGGAATCAATTTACGCAAGCAACGTCGGATTTTTCCTATCTCCTCACGTCTCAATCTCATAAGATACACTATGTGAACTCGGGATGTAACGTTTGACCTTTTCTATAGCTCTGGAAcactgtttatattatatatcattcaaatatctataaaaagaGCATAACAGTAAAAAACACTTCCTTTGTTATaagaattcattattatttacaggtCACGTTACACGCAAGCcgagaaattatttaattgctacCTTCAGTcatcttattaaaaaacatattttgcaaCAGATTTCCTTAATTGGTAAAGATGTTGGTTTCGCCACCAATAATAGAAGAGAGAGAAATTCACGAACCACTGTTTTGTGGACCTGGACCATGTAACCTATTGCCATCTGTTAGACAGGCTCTAACTAAACCCGTGATGTCACCAATGTGCGAAGTTTATTTTAGTGTGAGTATTCCTTGTAGAAGCTTAGATTAAGATcgcgattaaaataattaaattacaaaagcataaatttcaaagaaaaatggtttttaattcattcattatagctaattattttttttaaatcatagcgggcaactagctggtggtttgcctgatggtaaacgatcacgaccgcccatgaacattcgcagagtctcagacctctgagaatgcgctgcccgcttttaagggataagggataaggaaaggattgataaatggaaaaaagggatggactgggaagggataggagaaggaaataggcctccggctcccccactcaccgtacaaaacacaatagcaagctattatttcacgccggttttctgtgaaggtgtggtacttccccggtgcgagctggcccaattcgtgccgaagcatgctcgactcccacaataattatatttataattttaactataccAACCAACCGTACCATAATTTTAGGCAATGGCAGAAATCCGTGCCGGCCTAAAATACGCATTTCAAACCAAATCAGATCTCGTACTCGCAATAAGTGGCTCTGGTCACAGCGGCATGGAGGCTGTCATCAATAATCTCCTTGGCCCTGACGATACGCTTTTGATCGCCAGCAGAGGTATTTGGGACCAAAGGGCCTATATAATGGCTACGAGATACGGTAAGAACGATGCGTAATTCATAACTATGACCTACTTCTGCTATAAACATAACGTTTTAACTATTAATGGatagtaaacaaaaaatataagaaaaacaaatactcTGTTACACAAAACTACTTGATCTCGTCCATAGAAGgtcaatacatttaaataaaaaatttggaaTTCATATTTgcttcttaaattattataataaataattttttatttatattaaattaaattataatattgacaaaaaaaaactactgtaAATAATGACTCTTCGTGAGCATTCACTCTATATGACCAATATTTGCTCAGAAAAAAACTTATGTCGTTTATGAAATTTCTCATCTGTTAACAGCAGTTAAATACCCTTTGTTagacacatttatatatttcaatatgcgAAAATacacgtataaaaatataaagcgtACGCCTGTGTAGAAAAATCACactgaaaatagaaaaatattactcCTAATCAAAAATTAACGCCTTcagaaagtaaaaaataattcaaagcCTAAGTCGGGTATCACAACAACTAAAACACTTGATATGAAGGACGAACGTTTatgtgttttgttaaaaataatttattgttatctacGCAATGACACCTCCACTGCTGTTTTCCtttaatttaactataatacaaatgtttactttcattttttattcatcgcAAGAACAacaaaggaaataattttaatataatatataacaacaatataatttcagGGATCAAAACTTTCAAAACTGAAGTACCAATAAACGCCACATTCAGCTTTGAGCAAATTGAAAATGAACTGAAGAAACTGAAACCAACAGCACTTTTTATAACACATGGGGACTCGTCTACAGGATCTGTACAGAATTTAAATGGACTTGGGAAAATTTGTCACAAGTAAGCTAAAAcgctgaataaataaatctcatataaataaataaatcacactaatattataatcacacTATCATAGTAACATCatatatgtgaaagtttgtttgttggatATTCAGTGTGTGTCCGTTAACAAACTACTGaacgtattttaatgaaatttagtatatataagCTGAATTGGGTGGTAGGATACTTTTAGAATAGAATGCGTTACGTACGTATATGCAGCTAAATTTTTATGGACGTCGTATCTATATCACTAATacataaagctgaagtttttgtttgaacgcgctaaccTCAAGAACTTCGTGGCCGATTTGGATGAGATTTGTTACAAAGTTAGCAAAGTTTGTTACTTTGCGACAGGATATaggttaattagtttttttctcGGAAATCGCATAGGCACAGGAACTATGCGAGGAAAACCCCGGTACtgtctatatttttctttgactacgcgaACGAACCCAGGCGAAAacctagtatttattttatttatttatactttattgttttgaaataattacaaattgagatTTAACCTTGGGAACATTATCACAAAtagcggtcttatcgctaaatagcgatttcttccagtattatataaatggtacaaatataaaaggtatataaaagctatgttatttaattgttaaccTTAAATACAGTGTAAACTCAAAATTTCGATAATATGTGTTAAACGTTATCTACAAGTTAATGTAAACACAAGTTATAATGAAAGTTATTACAACTTTGTATTCTCACGTGCTTAGCTTTGATCATAagcttcattttattttctctaaCTGATACCCTTATGTACctatgtaattatgtatttaacacTAGATGAACAAGTAATGTATTGCAATACTATTACTTTTTAAGGTTTCGTGTTGTGTGATGTTCTACTTTATACAACAAAAaggcatattatttttttttataatatatctacgtCTTTTTCAACTATAGACCAAGTTGATGAGAGTGTCAGCAAATACAGCCGAGCTGTATTATATATctgtactagctgcacccggctaacgctgttctgccttactcttatcatttaggggtatgaaaaatagatgttggccgattctcatagataccggataagNNNNNNNNNNNNNNNNNNNNNNNNNNNNNNNNNNNNNNNNNNNNNNNNNNNNNNNNNNNNNNNNNNNNNNNNNNNNNNNNNNNNNNNNNNNNNNNNNNNNNNNNNNNNNNNNNNNNNNNNNNNNNNNNNNNNNNNNNNNNNNNNNNNNNNNNNNNNNNNNNNNNNNNNNNNNNNNNNNNNNNNNNNNNNNNNNNNNNNNNNNNNNNNNNNNNNNNNNNNNNNNNNNNNNNNNNNNNNNNNNNNNNNNNNNNNNNNNNNNNNNNNNNNNNNNNNNNNNNNNNNNNNNNNNNNNNNNNNNNNNNNNNNNNNNNNNNNNNNNNNNNNNNNNNNNNNNNNNNNNNNNNNNNNNNNNNNNNNNNNNNNNNNNNNNNNNNNNNNNNNNNNNNNNNNNNNNNNNNNNNNNNNNNNNNNNNNNNNNNNNNNNNNNNNNNNNNNNNNNNNNNNNNNNNNNNNNNNNNNNNNNNNNNNNNNNNNNNNNNNNNNNNNNNNNNNNNNNNNNNNNNNNNNNNNNNNNNNNNNNNNNNNNNNNNNNNNNNNNNNNNNNNNNNNNNNNNNNNNNNNNNNNNNNNNNNNNNNNNNNNNNNNNNNNNNNNNNNNNNNNNNNNNNNNNNNNNNNNNNNNNNNNNNNNNNNNNNNNNNNNNNNNNNNNNNNNNNNNNNNNNNNNNNNNNNNNNNNNNNNNNNNNNNNNNNNNNNNNNNNNNNNNNNNNNNNNNNNNNNNNNNNNNNNNNNNNNNNNNNNNNNNNNNNNNNNNNNNNNNNNNNNNNNNNNNNNNNNNNNNNNNNNNNNNNNNNNNNNNNNNNNNNNNNNNNNNNNNNNNNNNNNNNNNNNNNNNNNNNNNNNNNNNNNNNNNNNNNNNNNNNNNNNNNNNNNNNNNNNNNNNNNNNNNNNNNNNNNNNNNNNNNNNNNNNNNNNNNNNNNNNNNNNNNNNNNNNNNNNNNNNNNNNNNNNNNNNNNNNNNNNNNNNNNNNNNNNNNNNNNNNNNNNNNNNNNNNNNNNNNgtaaaaaccatttaaaatttaatctagaTCGAAAGAGGGTAGCAGTTAATATGTTTTacctgtatttaaaaaatgtgtaatatcTTCTGAATTCAATGATAGCAGAAACTCTTTTTACTTTTGTCTaatagtttattgtatttgatactatttattttgtagaaaagattAACATAGACTGAATTTGccaaaataatgatatttttattgtatttaacttattttaccTGTAGAAAATGTGTATATATCACTCATTAGGAACTATAaacttaatacaataaaataatttttatatcgcgTTAAGAAATGAAACGATTTTGAAGTAACCAATCATTTATATtgctaaatataacataaaatagataaaaggctttaaaataatcttattctTCCTCTGACTCTTCGTCAATCGAAGGTTCAGGTAAACAATCTTCTTCACAGGATGTAGTTGGTAAAGAGGACTTTTAACCATGATATTCCTCAGGAATTATGTTCTTAGTACATAAACTAAGTAGATCTATCTTTTTAGCTTCACTTGATCGGCAAAGGATTTAGGTAAAATGGTTTTAAGGCAATAGAATTAATATGAGGCGAAGTATTTTTTAGCTCTAGTGTTAATACATACAGAAGGCTCCGTATTTTTTGAGATtcgaatttaaattctttggTTTTGTATTGgtgcattttaataattgataatgaaACATCAAGATAAAGACGCTTCGAAGTTTGCCTGTTGTAGTGTGGCTCCACTCTATGTGCTTTTTCTCAAAGTTCACATCAACTTCATTAGTCTTATTTGGAGGTTCGTTTTTACCTCT encodes the following:
- the LOC119830950 gene encoding serine--pyruvate aminotransferase, which translates into the protein MLVSPPIIEEREIHEPLFCGPGPCNLLPSVRQALTKPVMSPMCEVYFSAMAEIRAGLKYAFQTKSDLVLAISGSGHSGMEAVINNLLGPDDTLLIASRGIWDQRAYIMATRYGIKTFKTEVPINATFSFEQIENELKKLKPTALFITHGDSSTGSVQNLNGLGKICHKCFYIPRYHHTQSPPMVWALRCCLMELCKETLPKSWARHAATTAHFQKKIQDYGFEFFIPKPEDRLATVTTVVIPKRCKSDEYLRYMREKHDIVMFGGLGPTAGKVLRVGIMGVNSHVEIATKVANAMADTARAVMKSSI